Proteins co-encoded in one Bradyrhizobium sp. 170 genomic window:
- a CDS encoding PilZ domain-containing protein, which produces MYANRRSSERRACRSFAKIQFATGGLPRDCMISDVSDGGVKIIAEYPEIPSEFTVIFSEGRPRQCRLAWRIGCELGAQFVD; this is translated from the coding sequence ATGTATGCGAATCGTCGCAGCAGCGAACGTCGGGCGTGCAGAAGCTTTGCAAAAATACAGTTCGCGACCGGAGGACTGCCGCGCGATTGCATGATTTCCGACGTGTCGGATGGCGGTGTGAAGATCATCGCCGAATATCCCGAAATTCCATCCGAATTTACGGTGATTTTCTCGGAGGGCAGGCCGCGTCAGTGCCGGCTGGCCTGGCGGATCGGCTGCGAACTCGGCGCGCAATTCGTCGACTAG
- a CDS encoding tetratricopeptide repeat protein: MSQKSPHPSRAARLLACTSILILALGLGGCQTSGLSDITGSIDEKADAGRTSDPRRDVELYQERYRANPKDADAALKYGKALRATGQRSQAVAVLEQATIAHSSNKLLLAAYGRALADNGNFQQAFDVLGRAHSPDDPDWRLLSAQGATLDQLGRYEEARQYYASALKIVPDQPLVLSNLGLSYVLSKDLPKAEETLRRAHGMAGTDPRVRANLALAVGLQGRVADAEKIVKADLPPAEAAANVALLRQVLSRKDKENARAEAGKMPIAAARRAD; encoded by the coding sequence ATGTCCCAGAAGTCGCCCCATCCGTCCCGCGCCGCGCGGCTTCTTGCGTGCACCTCCATCCTGATCCTGGCGTTGGGGCTTGGCGGCTGCCAGACCTCGGGACTATCTGATATTACCGGTTCGATCGACGAGAAGGCCGACGCCGGCCGCACCAGCGATCCGCGCCGCGACGTCGAACTCTACCAGGAACGCTATCGCGCCAATCCGAAGGATGCCGACGCGGCGCTGAAATACGGCAAGGCGCTGCGCGCGACGGGACAGCGGTCGCAAGCGGTTGCGGTGCTCGAACAGGCCACCATCGCGCATTCCAGCAACAAGCTGCTGCTCGCCGCTTACGGCCGTGCGCTGGCGGACAACGGCAATTTCCAGCAGGCCTTCGACGTGCTCGGCCGCGCCCACAGCCCCGACGATCCCGATTGGCGGCTGCTCTCGGCGCAGGGAGCGACACTGGACCAACTCGGCCGATACGAGGAAGCGCGGCAATATTATGCGAGCGCGCTGAAAATCGTGCCCGACCAGCCGTTGGTGCTGTCCAATCTCGGACTGTCCTACGTGCTTTCGAAGGATCTGCCCAAGGCCGAGGAGACGCTGCGGCGCGCCCACGGCATGGCGGGGACCGATCCGCGCGTGCGCGCCAATCTGGCGCTGGCGGTTGGCCTGCAAGGCCGTGTCGCCGATGCCGAAAAGATCGTGAAGGCCGACCTGCCGCCCGCCGAGGCGGCAGCCAACGTCGCGCTGTTGAGGCAGGTGCTGTCGCGGAAAGACAAGGAGAACGCGCGCGCCGAGGCCGGGAAGATGCCGATCGCGGCCGCCCGACGCGCCGACTAG